TCCAGAAACTCAGGACCTCCAGATTAGGGCAAAGGTtcagcttccaacaggacaacgaccctaagcacacagccaagacgacgcaggagtggctttgtgacaagtctctgaatgtccttgagtggcccagccagagcccggacttgaacccgatcgaacatatctggagagacctgaaaatagttgtgcagcgacgctcctcatccaacctgacagagcttgaggggatctgcagacaagaatgggagaaactccccaaatacaggtgtgccaagcttgtggcgtcGTACCCACAaaaactcgaggctgtaatcgctgccaaaggtgtttcaacaaagtactgagtaaagggtctgaatacttatgtaaatatgatatgtcattattatatatatattttttaaatatgcaaAAAATTCtcaaaaccagtttttgctttgtcattatggggtactgtgtgtagactgatgagaagGGAAaattatgtaatccattttagatcaAGGCTGTACTTTCCGAACTCCACTGTAATAAATATCTTTCCTCCTCAGATCTACAGAGTCTACTGAAGCAGAAGAGCAAGCAGCTTGAAGAAAACACTACACAACTGAGGGCTGTAGATGCCAAAAATGCAGAACAGAGTATGTTGACAAGAGTAGTCATTAGAAGTCATTAAACATTTATAATCTTCTAAAAGGTTGAATACAATGATTTGATGTTAGTATTGTATTACACAGTGCCTTTTTGTTCTGTTATTTCAGTTCTGAAGATcattgaactacagaaacaaaTGAATGAGATACAGATTGAAGCTTCAAAAGGCAAAGATGAAACTGCATCAGAAATCTCTGGTTTGTCTATTTTGTCTCATGTTCCACTTATGTATGATCATTAAAATCTCACATGTTGAAAAGTGTTAAAAAGAAATGGGTTTGGGGAAATTGTTATGTATAGTCATCATGATGTACCGAGTATATGTAGCATTATGCTAACATTAGTACTTCAATTACAGTGCTTCAGGAACAACTAGAGGCAAGAGGAAGAGAGCGCCAGATGTCAGGCCCAGAACAAAAAGGTAAGCCAAGATCGGAGGTCCTTCTGATGATAGTCTGGTTCACCAGCTTGTGTAACTAGACGCTTGATGAGAGCAAAGCTGCTTGAATCATAACTACAGGTAAAGAAACAGAAGCACGCATCTCATCTGTCTAATATTGTTTTCTCAAACCAGACCTGGAGAAAGAGGCTGGGCGATAAGATGCAGTGCTCTGGACTCCAGGACCCGTGCATGACAGTGAgcttcacctctctctaccttttgCTAGTGTACTGGTGATCTAAATGATATAGAACCCTATTCAAGAACCTAGTCAACAGCTGATTTGTTGGTCTCACAGATCTGCAAGATAAGCGGTTCTGCAATGAATAAACTGGACAATGTAACTGGATACAACGACAAACTCGGTGAGCAGATGAATACACATCAGTGCCCACTGATGAATGAGGCGAGTAGTCTCGTTTATCTTTCTGATTCAGAATACTACTCAGCTCATTTCAATGTGTTCTATCAGTTCTTGAGGTATGGACCCTGACTAATGAGGTAGACGATCTAAAGAAGAGAACTGTGACTTCTGCAACTAAGATCAATGGTGAGTATCCCTGTTGCCGCGCATTATTCATGGCAAATCATGTTTGTTTTGAAAGATATACATATGTTAGCATTGATCCTGTCATGATTTGTCCTTGTCTTTCAGAGCTCCAAAAGTTGCTGGACGAGAAGATCAAAGAACTGGCAAAGAAAACACAGGAACTAGAGGATAATGCTCCTCAACCAGAGAACGGTTCGTATTATTTAGCCTTTTTATAGTCTGTTTTCCATTGAACAGACAGCTTTTACAGTTTAGGTCCAGCCTGCTCAGTATTTATCTGTATATGATATTCCTCAAATTGTTAAGCTGTTTGTTTGTTGCAGTTCTAAGGATCATTGCAATACAGAATGAGATCTTGAACCTGCAGAAAGGAGTTAGCAATGGGATAAACTTTGACCAGATTGCTGGTGAGTAGCAGGCGTTCTGAAGAACATAGGAGTCTCTATGTGTTCAGCACATTAGACCAATAACAATACTATCCTCAGAGGGATAGTCCTTCACTGGTAGACATATAGGATGGTGTGATGACAATACACTGCATTTAGCCCATTGTTGAAGTTTTCAAATCCCATTATATTTGTAACATTCAAGATTTTCAATTATTCTTGTCCACAGCACTTGAGAATGAACTGGATGCATTGATTGCCACAATCGAGGAGAAGAACAATGGCAACTGTAAACAGAGTGAGTGTGAAAAGCCTTATCATTTCAGGGTTGGCTGCAAACGTGATTTGAATTTTCTACATTACTTCAAATGTTGAATATTGTGACATCCTGCATATCCCTGCTCATTTAGTTCTGCAGATCATTGCACTCCAAAATCAAGTGACAAGATTGCAGAGGCAAGAGTTAGAGTTAAATCAGTCATCTGAGGCCAAGATTGCTGGTGAGTGCCATTGTAATTTGTCTTTCTCCTCAGTACTCTTACAATTGTGCTGGAACTTTTATTATCCTTATATTTACCATTAAGAGCTTTTCTGTAGGCATACGGTGTAATAGAAAACTTTGTGGTGGAAAGAGGATAACATTTGAAATAATGTGTGTCTCAGAGCTAAAGAATCAGCTACAGGAGACGAGAGACCAGCTGAATGAAAAGAGAAACGAGCTGAAAGAAACTGACAGTAGAATTCCACAACTCAGTAAGTTGTCAAGCATGTTTCAAGGAGTTTATCTATAATCTACAAGTTCATTATTTCTCAATTATTTGGAGGGTGACTTCTGTTTTTGAATGCTTCATCCAGTGGCATGCTTTTATTTTTCAGTTGCAGAGACCATGGGACTTCGTAACAAACTGACAGAGTTAGAAAGAACATTATCAGAGCTCAAACGGACAAGTGCTGACAAGATGGAAGGTACATTTTGTTTAATTAAAATACTATTGAACGTCTTGTTGGGTTGATGCGAAGGGAAACATTTAGTTTAAAGTGGATGCTATCTTAACACAGGGGAGATTATAATTGGTAagatacagtgtattcagaaagtattcagactccctcacttttcccatattttgttacgttacagccttattctaaaatggattaaatcaaaaaatgctcctcatcaatctacagatgaacccataatgacaaagagaaacatTTTTTTTGAATATTTGCAAATCTATTACAAAtgtaaaactgaaataccttattgacataagtattcagaccctttgctgtgagactagaaattgagatcaggtgcatcctgtttccattgatcatccttgatgtttctacaacttgactggagtccaactgtggtaaattcaattgattagacatgatttggaaaggcacacacttatCTATATAAtgacccacagttgacagtgcatgtcagagcagaaactaagccatgaggtcgaaggaattgtccgtagagctccgagacagggttgtcgtcaaggcacagatctggcgaagggcaccaaaacatttctacagcattggaGATccccacagtggcctccatcgttcttaaattgaagaagtttgtaaccaccaagactcttccaagagctggcctcccggccaaactgagctatcGGGGAGAAGAGCCTTTGTGGAGATGGGCGACACTTCCAGAAGGaaagccatctctgcagcaccaccaaTGAGGCCTTTTTGGTAgtatggccagacggaagccactcctcaataaaaaggcacatgacaggactgtcagaccatgagaaacaatattttctggtctgatgaaaccaatattgaactcttgttctgaatgccaagtgtcatgtctggaggaaaccaggcaccgctcatcatctggccaataccatccatacagtgaagcgtggtggtggcagcatcatgctgtggggatgtttttcagtggcagggagactagtcaggattgagtgaAGGATGAATGgctcaaagtacagagagatccttgatgaaatcctgtccagagtgctcaggacctccagATTAGGGCAAAGGTTCagtttccaacaggacaacgaccctaagcacacagccaaaacaacgcaggagtggctttgtgacaagtctctgaatgtccttgagtggcccagccagagcccggacttgaacccgatcaaacatatctggagagacctgaaaatagttgtgcagcgacgctcctcatccaacctgacagagcttgaggggatctgcagacaagaatgggagaaactccccaaaatacaggtgtgccaagcttgtagcgtcgtacccacaaagactcgaggctgtaatcgctgccaaaggtgtttcaacaaagtactgagtaaagggtctgaatacttatgtatatatgatatgtcattattatatatatattttttaaatatgcaaAAAATTCTCAAAAccagttttgctttgtcattatggggtactgtgtgtagactgatgagagGGGAAaattatgtaatccattttagattaaggctgtactTTCCGACTCCGCTGTAATAAATATCTTTCCTCCTCAGATCTACAGAGTCTACTGAAGCAGAAGAGCAAGCAACGAAGAAAACACTACACAACTGAGGACTGTAGATGCCAAAAATGCAGAACAGAGTATGTTGACAAGAGTAGTCATTAGAAGTCATTAAACATTTATAATCTTCTAAAAGGTTGAATACAATGATTTGATATTGTGTTGTATTACACAGTGCCTTTTTGTTCTGTTATTTCAGTTCTGAAGATcattgaactacagaaacaaaTGAATGAGATACAGATTGAAGCTTCAAAAGGCAAAGATGAAACTGCATCAGAAATCTCTGGTTTGTCTATTTTGTCTCATGTTCCACTTATGTATGATCATTAAAATCTCACATGTTGAAAAGTGTTAAAAAGAAATGGGTTTGGGAAATTGTTATGTATAGTCATCATGATGTACCGGTATATGTAGCATTATGCTAACATTAGTACTTCAATTACAGGCGCTTCAGGAACAGCTAGAGTAGCAGAGAGGAAGAGCGCCAGATGTCAGGCCCAGAACAAAGGTAAGCCAAGATCAGGTCCTTCTGATATTAGTCTGGTTCACCAGCTTGTGTAACTAGGCGCTTGATGGGCAAAGCTGCTTGAATCATAACTACAGGTAAAGAAACAGAAGCACGCATCTCATCTGTCTAATATTGTTTTCTCAAACCAGACCTGGAGAAGAGGCTGGGCGATAAGGATGCACAGTGCTCTGGACTCAGGACCGATATGACAGTGAgcttcacctctctctaccttttgCTGATGACACTGAGTGATCTAAATGATATGAACCCTATTCAATAGGGCTAGTCAACAGCTGATTTGTGTTGGTCTCTCACAGATCTGCAAGATAAGCTTGGTTCTGCAATGAATAAACTGGACAATGTAACTGGATACAACGACAAACTCGGTGAGCAGATGAATACACATCAGTGCCCACTGATGAATGAGCGAAGTAGTCTCGTTTATCTTTCTGATTCAGAATACTACTCAGCTCATTTCAATGTGTTCTATCAGTTCTTGAGGTATGGACCCTGACTAATGAGGTAGACGATCTAAAGAAGAGAACTGTGACTTCTGCAACTAAGATCAATGGTGAGTATCCCTGTTGCCGCGCATTATTCATGGCAAATCATGTTTGTTTTGAAAGATATACATATGTTAGCATTGATCCTGTCATGATTTGTCCTTGTCTTTCAGAGCTCAAAGTTGCTGGATGAGAAGATCAAAGAACTGGCAAAAAAACACAGGAACTAGAGGATAATGCTCCTCAACCAGAGAACGGTTCCGTATTATTTAGCCTTTTTATAGTCTGTTTCATTGAACAGACAGCTTTTACAGTTTAGGTCAGCCTGCTCAGTATTTATCTGTATATGATATTCCTCAAATTGTTAAGCTGTTTGTTTGTTGCAGTTCTAAGGATCATTGCAATACAGAATGAGATCTTGAACCTGCAGAAAGGAGTTAGCAATGGGATAAACTTTGACCAGATTGCTGGTGAGTAGCAGGCGTTCTGGAAGAACATAGGAGTCTCTATGTGTTCAGCACATTAGACCAATAACAATACTATCCTCAGAGGGATAGTCCTTCACTGGTAGACATATAGGATGGTGTGATGACAATACACTGCATTTAGCCCATTCATTGAAGTTTTCAAATCCCATTATATTGTAACATTCAAGATTTTCAATTATTCTTGTCCACAGCACTTGAGAATGAACTGGATGCATTGATTGCCACAATCGAGGAGAAGAACAATGGCAACTGTAAACAGAGTGAGTGTGAAAAGCCTTATCATTTCAGGGGTTGGCTGCAAACGTGATTTGAATTTTCTACATTAATTCAAATGTTGAATATTGTGACATCCTGCATATCCCTGCTCATTTAGTTCTGCAGATCATTGCACTCCAAAATCAAGTGACAAGATTGCAGAGGCAAGAGTTAGAGTTAAATCAGTCATCTGAGGCCAAGATTGCTGGTGAGTGCCATTGTAATTTTGTCTTTCCTCCTCAGTACTCTTACAATTGTGCTGGAACTTTTATTATCCTTATATTTACCATTAAGAGCTTTTCTGTAGGCATACGGTGTAATAGAAAACTTTGTGGTGAAGAGGATAACATTTGAAATAATGTGTGTCTCAGAGCTAAAGAATCAGCTACAGGAGACGAGAGACCAGCTGAATGAAAAAGAAAACGAGCTGAAAGAAACTGACAGTAGAATTCCACAACTCAGTAAGTTGTCAAGCATGTTTCAAGGAGTTTATCTATAATCTACAAGTTCATTATTTCTCAATTATTTGGAGGGTGACTTCTGTTTTGAATGCTTCATCCAGTGGCATGCTTTTATTTTCAGTTGCAGAGATCATGGGACTTCGTAACAAACTGACAGAGTTAGAAAGAACATTATCAGAGCTCAAACGGACAAGTGCTGACAAGATGGAAGGTACATTTTGTTTAATTAAAATACTATTGAACGTCTTGTTGGGTTGATGCGAAGGGAAACATTTAGTTTAAAGTGGATGCTATCTTACCCAGGAGATTATAATTGGTAagatacagtgtattcggaaagtattcagactccctcacttttcccatattttgttacgttacagccttattctaaaatggattaaatcaaaaaatgccctcatcaatctacagatgaacccataatgacaaagagaaacatttttttttttttgcaaatctaTTACAATGTAAAACTGGAAATAccttattgacataagtattcagaccctttgctgtgagactagAAATtcgagatcaggtgcatcctgtttccattgatcatccttgatgtttctacaacttgactgggaaagtccaactgtggtaaattcaattgattagacatgatttggaaaggcacacacttatCTATATAAtgacccacagttgacagtgcatgtcagagcagaaactaagccatgaggtcgaaggaattgtccagtagagctccgagacagggttgtcgtcaaggcacagatctggcgaagggcaccaaaacatttctacagcattggaGATccccacagtggcctccatcgctcttaaattgaagaagtttgtaaccaccaagactcttccaagagctggcctcccggccaaactgagctatcGGGGAGAAGAGCCTTTGTGGAGATGGGCGACACTTCCAGAAGGaaagccatctctgcagcaccaccaaTGAGGCCTTTTTGGTAgtatggccagacggaagccactcctcaataaaaaggcacatgacaggactgtcagaccatgagaaacaatattttctggtctgatgaaaccaatattgaactcttgttctgaatgccaagtgtcatgtctggaggaaaccaggcaccgctcatcatctggccaataccatccatacagtgaagcgt
The Oncorhynchus gorbuscha isolate QuinsamMale2020 ecotype Even-year unplaced genomic scaffold, OgorEven_v1.0 Un_scaffold_12808, whole genome shotgun sequence DNA segment above includes these coding regions:
- the LOC124030593 gene encoding cytoskeletal protein Sojo-like; the encoded protein is MNKLDNVTGYNDKLVLEVWTLTNEVDDLKKRTVTSATKINELQKLLDEKIKELAKKTQELEDNAPQPENVLRIIAIQNEILNLQKGVSNGINFDQIAALENELDALIATIEEKNNGNCKQILQIIALQNQVTRLQRQELELNQSSEAKIAELKNQLQETRDQLNEKRNELKETDSRIPQLIAETMGLRNKLTELERTLSELKRTSADKMEDLQSLLKQKSKQRRKHYTTEDCRCQKCRTDSEDH